ATTACGGTTTGTGCGGATTCGGGCTTAACTAGCGAGGAAATTGCCAGGTTGGTTTCTGACGAAAAATCCTTGTGGCAACAGCGCGGCAAAACGCTGGCACAAGTAGACATTACCTTGGAAGGCACTCAAATCACTGT
This genomic window from Acetonema longum DSM 6540 contains:
- the nrdD gene encoding anaerobic ribonucleoside-triphosphate reductase; this translates as MTIDGITVCADSGLTSEEIARLVSDEKSLWQQRGKTLAQVDITLEGTQITVTSMEKSPIRRIRRITGYLSSIDNFNDAKRAECQDRVVHAS